ATGTCGGAGATGGTGTTTCCATTTCAAAATCAATGAGCAACGGTTCTCTAAACGGTACATTTAGATGAATCGGCCCACTTGGTGCAGAAAGAGCAACAGAAGCTGCTCGTTGCACATGTCTTTCTATATAATCATCGACATCGCTGTTTTCCTCTGCCAGTGGAAAATCAACGCTATATTTCACATGATTTCCGTATAATTGAATTTGATCAATCGCTTGTGGAGCACCCACTTCTCTCAATTCATGCGGGCGATCAGCTGTAATTACAATCAGCGGAATACGCGCATAATGGGCTTCTGTAACCGCCGGAAAATAGTTCGACGCAGCCGTTCCCGACGTGCAAAGAAGAACAACAGGTTCACCTGTTGCCTTAGCTAATCCTAGTGCAAAAAATCCCGCTGATCGTTCATCTACTTGCATATAAGCTTCCAATGATTTCGTTGATGCAAATGCATAAGCCAAAGGCGTAGACCTTGAACCTGGACTGATGACAACTGACTTTACTCCCGCATTCATTAATGCTCTTGTCATCCGACGTACATAATTTGTTAATGGCTTCTTGTTACCCATTCAATTTTCCCCCAAGCGCCCTTAAAACTGGTCTGAACTTAACCCAGGTTTCATCATATTCCTTGTCGGGTTCTGAATCTGCGACAATCCCGCCGCCAGCATATAAATAAGCTTTGTCCCCGTCTAGCAAACCCGAACGTATTGCAACCGCAAATTCCCCATTGCCATCGCTGTCCGTCCAACCAATAGGAGCAGCATAATAACCGCGGTCCATCCGTTCCTCCCGACGAATCACTTCCATTGCCTTATTCGTTGGAACACCACCCAATGCTGGCGTCGGATGGAGTTCTTCGACTAAATTAAAAATATCCGCTCCACTTACAAGCTTTCCTTCAATTGGAGTAAATAAGTGCTGAATATCACGAATTCGCATTAACTTAGGTTCTTTAGGCATTGAAACATCTGAACAATTTTTATTGAAAACATTAGATATCATATTAACGACATAATGATGTTCTTCACGATTTTTATCATCATTTAATAACTCTTCGCCTAATTCCCGGTCCTCCATAGCAGTTTTTCCACGCTTAATAGACCCAGCAACACATGCAGAATAGGCTTGTCCATCAACAATTTCAATCAGACGCTCAGGCGTTGCTCCAAAAAACAACTGTCCGTTCTTTTGTAATCCAAAATGATAGCTTTCTTGCTGCTCGCTAGTAATATGATGAAGAGCAGCTACACTCGATACTTCCTGTTCAAAATTCATTTGCAACGAACGCGCAATAACAACTTTCTCCGCTTCGCCTTTGTTAATTTGATCCGTTACATCTTGAACGGCCTTTAGATAAGAATCTTTTTCAATTTCATCTATACCACTGACAATCGGCTTTATCGAAGACGCAAATTCATTTACCTCTGCAATATGAATTAGACGATCGCGTTCCTCCCGTAATGCATCGAATTCTTCAACAGCATTACTATCTGTTGTAATCAAGTTAATCGAAATAAACATTTGACCATTCTTACTGATTAATTGATAAGAAGGTACGACAAAATATGCAGACGGAAACCCATCCCATTTAGAGGCTTTAATGCTTTTCGGATCGAATGAAAAGCCCCCAAAAAGAACAGGTGCAATATCTTTCTCTTCTTTGATTAAAACAGCACATAATTCCTTCCACCGTTTTGATACTTCCAAGAAACGTTTGTCATATTCATTACTGGTTATTATTTTAGCGTGACCCAGACCGACTATTGTTAAAGTTCGATCAGCATTTTGCCAATAAAAATGTTTTTCTTTATAATCGGAACTTCCTGCCTCTAAAAAAGAAAGAGGAGATATGCGTCCAATTTCGATGGTTTCTGAAAAAAATCGATAATCAGAAGTCTTATCAGTTTTTCCGATATTTTTTGTTGCAGTTGTTTTTCGACTCATTTTCTTCCCTCCAGGAAGTAATAAAATACATCCTTCTTAATAGAACCATTAAAAAATCTCATGCCTCTATTCTACCACATCGGCTCCTGTAATAAGCGTATAGCATACCCAGAAGCCCCAATTTAGAGTATAATAAGTTAGATGAATATAATAATAAGGAGAGAATTATTTTGCAACAAACCATAAAAGCTGACACTGGATGGCGTATTTGGTGGCAATTAACTAGACCCCATACGTTGACAGCTGCTTTTGCCCCTGTATTTTTAGGAACAATGATCGCTTTAACTTATGAAGCCATTCATTTTCCATTATTTATTGCAATGCTTGCCGCAAGTATTTTCATACAAATGGCGACGAATATGTTTAATGAATACTACGATTTCAAGAGAGGCCTGGATACCGAAAAATCTGTCGGAATTGGCGGGGCTATTGTTCGAAACGGCGTTAAACCAAAAACAGTGCTTAATCTTGCTTTTTTATTATACGGAATATCAATTCTTATAGGAATCTACATATGTATGGAAACCTCTTGGGGACTTGCACTCGTTGGTTTGGTTTCCATGCTAATTGGTTATCTATATACAGGTGGACCTTATCCAATAGCCTATACACCGTTCGGTGAACTCGTTTCCGGCGTAGTTATGGGAATGCTACTAATCCTTATAGCCTTTTACATACAAACTGGAACGGTTACCACAGAGGCAATCTTGTTATCAATTCCTAGTATGTTACTTGTAGCTGCGATTATGATGGCTAACAATATTCGTGATCTTGTAGGCGATGAAAAAAATGGCAGGAAAACATTGGCAATTATTGCTGGCCGCTCTAATGCAATTACAATCCTGATGATGTTCTTTATCGTCTCATATGTTTGGATAATCGGACTTATCATTTTTGGTCATCTTACACCTTGGGCTTTACTCGTGTTCCTCAGTATTCCAAAACCAATTATCGCAATTTCAGTTTTCAAAAAAAATCTTCAACCTTTGGAAGTTGCTCCCGCAATGAAAGAAACAGCAATCACTAACACGTTATTTGGATTATTACTTGGTATCGGTATTCTCATGGGCCACCTTTTTTAATTTTTTTATTCCTATCCAAAAGCTGATTAAACTCAGTTATATTGGATAGGTTTTTTTATTTATGTTTTACACAACCGTAAAATAGGGAATCAGTGTTAATAAGATGGATATACTATAAAAAATATGAAAAGGTTGGGATTTAAAATGCTATCTGAAAAAGAGTTTTCTATATTAAAAAAAGAACTGTTAGACCTTAAAGAAAAATCAACTGTACAGGAAGAAGAAACATATCCTAAAGAAAGTCAAAAAGAAACTTTAGGCGAATTGTCTTCTTATGACAATCATCCAGCAGATATGGGAACCGCTTTATTTGAACGGGAAAAAGATTTAGCGCTTCATGAACATGCAGAATCGGAGTTAGGTAAGGTTGATATAGCATTAGAAGCAATGGCTGAGGGTTCGTACGGAAAGTGTCAAGTATGTAATAAGGATATTCCTTTTGAAAGATTAATCACAGTACCTTACACTACATTTTGTGTTGAACATGCCGCAATCAAAGAGCAGTCGGTTG
This genomic window from Sporosarcina sp. Marseille-Q4063 contains:
- a CDS encoding isochorismate synthase MenF; translation: MSRKTTATKNIGKTDKTSDYRFFSETIEIGRISPLSFLEAGSSDYKEKHFYWQNADRTLTIVGLGHAKIITSNEYDKRFLEVSKRWKELCAVLIKEEKDIAPVLFGGFSFDPKSIKASKWDGFPSAYFVVPSYQLISKNGQMFISINLITTDSNAVEEFDALREERDRLIHIAEVNEFASSIKPIVSGIDEIEKDSYLKAVQDVTDQINKGEAEKVVIARSLQMNFEQEVSSVAALHHITSEQQESYHFGLQKNGQLFFGATPERLIEIVDGQAYSACVAGSIKRGKTAMEDRELGEELLNDDKNREEHHYVVNMISNVFNKNCSDVSMPKEPKLMRIRDIQHLFTPIEGKLVSGADIFNLVEELHPTPALGGVPTNKAMEVIRREERMDRGYYAAPIGWTDSDGNGEFAVAIRSGLLDGDKAYLYAGGGIVADSEPDKEYDETWVKFRPVLRALGGKLNG
- a CDS encoding 1,4-dihydroxy-2-naphthoate polyprenyltransferase; its protein translation is MQQTIKADTGWRIWWQLTRPHTLTAAFAPVFLGTMIALTYEAIHFPLFIAMLAASIFIQMATNMFNEYYDFKRGLDTEKSVGIGGAIVRNGVKPKTVLNLAFLLYGISILIGIYICMETSWGLALVGLVSMLIGYLYTGGPYPIAYTPFGELVSGVVMGMLLILIAFYIQTGTVTTEAILLSIPSMLLVAAIMMANNIRDLVGDEKNGRKTLAIIAGRSNAITILMMFFIVSYVWIIGLIIFGHLTPWALLVFLSIPKPIIAISVFKKNLQPLEVAPAMKETAITNTLFGLLLGIGILMGHLF
- a CDS encoding TraR/DksA C4-type zinc finger protein, which translates into the protein MLSEKEFSILKKELLDLKEKSTVQEEETYPKESQKETLGELSSYDNHPADMGTALFEREKDLALHEHAESELGKVDIALEAMAEGSYGKCQVCNKDIPFERLITVPYTTFCVEHAAIKEQSVEEDAAINEVENPFESTRDTRSIDYQNSFHAVAEFGTSDAPSDFIDSEKQTYMDDNDNDRENDEISRIDNIIGKSVTNNTNNS